The Mytilus trossulus isolate FHL-02 unplaced genomic scaffold, PNRI_Mtr1.1.1.hap1 h1tg000398l__unscaffolded, whole genome shotgun sequence genomic interval TTTCCGACAGTAAAACGTACTCCACAAAGAGCACCATTCCCTCTTGTCTCTACAACTACTTCTTGCCCAAATCCTTCTGTCACTCCCTGTATAGTAAAGACGATTGTATAAACGCATGAATGTCTCTTTTTCGTGAtcgaaatacatattttaagaaTTGCATAGATTgacacattttgaattttgttcaaACTTGATTACCAGTGAGGAAACACCTGGATAACaatttgagttaaaaaaaaatattagatttactacgtatatataaaagattaaaaacaaccttccaaaaaaaaaactgtacacTCTTTTATCATATTCATGGGTTACACCTGAATCTTTTCCAGCAAGTTTATAACTCTTTCTAAACATAATTAGGCTGACTAAAATACTGGTGTTGAGAGACAAGATACCACGTataacattatcatgattatggaGTAAAAGAAGGGGCAAAAGATACCTGATGAACAGTCACTTATAAATTGTGAAAACGCCATGGTTGaaatataaaagacaaacagacaaatagtactacacaagaaacaacatagaaatctgaagactgagcaacacgaaccaaaCCAAAgactggggtgatctcaggttttccggaagggtaagcagatcctactcaACATGTAGAGTAAGTTGTTTTAAACGAACTACGTTTAAATCAATGCTTCTATTTTTCCCTCTCTACttttgaagaataaatatttattgcaTATTGTATGTCAGCAGTAGTTAAACCTGttgtatattaatattttatataattctatGTTTAATTTACATCCCAAAACTATTTAATTACATATTCTTAccttcattttgaaaattatgcTAAATGTATACTTCCAGATCGCAAAGTTGTGTGCAGTATCATCTGGTGGGCCTGGTATTAATGTCTCCTTGATAACTTTGCCATAGAATACTAGAAAAAGAAAGGCAGTGTTGTTGAGCAAACGGTTTTTGAATTATAGTACGTGAATACTTAAAGggcgacaatttttttttctaggaggattttgaaaataaattacttgTAATTGGCCCGGTAAGAACGGATAATAAGAAACCGATAGGTAACAAAGCTATATAATATTGTCTATTCTGTAACTTGATGGGAAAGTGTATCGATCTTGAAAATCTCGCACTTGATGAGAGCACAACATGATACCTACAGATAATTGGttgttataattataaaatatatatcaccggaactttttttggtaaaaaaaacaggTCATTCAAAATATCATAGTTTAAACATCTgtctttactaaaaaaaaaattctttatgGACCTTGGTTCAAGTCTGAAACAATGTGGCAAACATTGTTCCTTTTTTATGAGTCAAATTGAACgatacaaatatttcttttgtgtgtttgatttgtttgcTTTCAATTAATGGTCGTACTTGTGTTGTACGCTAAATACATTCTGGTCAATGcattccgggtgcgggaatttctcgctacattgaagacctgttggtgaccttctgctgttgtgtttttttattttggtcgggttgttgtctctttgacacattccccatttccattctcaattttattaatgcTTACACAATTACAATATTAAGTCAATTCGACAAATTCCAGCATACTCCAACCTCAACCTCCCTAAAAGGGATTAAAATGAATACGAGAATAAACGAGTTTCAATATTCATATCATAATAACTTGTTCTCTTATGATATGCATTTGCTAATGTAAGGTGTGTTTTATATGGCTTTTTTGAAACGATAACTTCAATGATTTCCTGATATATAAATACCTTATCAGCCCAGGTCGCATTTATGGCTTTTTTAATTCGAGTGTCACTGTTAAGTCTTTTATTCAAGAAACGCTCATCTATCTTGTGtacttatttaaaatatgtccTTTGTTTGGTACAtggttttaaaaaatagataaaaaaagtaaataatattgaagtcatttttttttaatattatatattgttgTCTGTATCATTCATATTTACCTTGTTAAACATTATATACAAGATTGATTAAGTTTTCAAAAGACAATTTCATTCGTCAGTTCAGACCTTTTAtacaaatactatttttttgaaCTTACCGTAGTCAGCTGAACAAAATTGCGATTGAGGGTGCTGGAAACCAAAACACGAACAACCATGTACATCATATGTCATCCAAGTTAGGATGATACACAGAAGTAACACTTTCTGAAACATTTTCACTATTTCTTTCTCCAGTGTAACATGTACTTCTAACTGTATTTTCAATTCTCgtgtctttaaatatttgcACTTTAAATGTcatgtaaaattaatatcaGGGGATGATAGAAGGGTAAACGCACAGAAAAacttgaaacaaaaatgttttcatttcaaatggAAGCTAAATCAATCAAACAAGTGTGACCGCGTTCATGAAGCAATTCGACTGCTGGGCATACATCAGGACCAATCTGGCGAACATATTACTTAAACGTTATAAACACCCTTCACTCCCCCCGTGAAATGTAATCACCTTTGAATTGAGTGTGGAATTATACCAAGTAAAATGTATTTGACGAATTATTTTCTCTAAGCAGCAATATTAAGAGGATTGTTAATAAAGAACATGTAAATGTTAATATAACTCTAATATGTTGCAGATGTTAAATTAAAACCTCATTCATATCTTCCATGTCCctaagttttttttagatatgttcTTGTTAACCTTACTTATccaaatgtaaattaaatatatacatacttGCACTCTACCGAGTAATGtttctttataataatttatggattattattatttattaaataaaactggtgCATTGGTTGATTGAAGTTAATTCCATTAAACACCGTCTGTCTCTCTTGTTTTCCAAAATATGAGCATGATATCTGTAAATTTGATACATTTCAAACGCAGTCACATGCTCATCCTTATAACATTCAGTTACCTAATCGAGCAAGGATTCTTTACTTAAATGAGGAGATGTCTTATTACTGGCAATACGACAATTAACTTAATACCAGAATCAAGATTATATCAATGTAAGGAACTTTTGGTCAACGCCTTTATTATGAGCAAACGTATAATGAAAATTGAGCTGTAAAGGGCCACACCATAAGCAAATGTTACAATCTTAAAACGGCATTTATCCTTACACAATTTATCCTTACACAATACACATTACCATTTTTCAGTGGACCAGTACTCATAcatgtgtgtatatatatatatataaaaccatCTGAACTTAAGTTGACGGATACTGCCAAAACTAAAAGATTATATTTCCTAGCGTTTGTTTGTTCTGTGTTCCTGTCATGAAGtgttgattttgtcattttagcaGTTATCTGTTAACATTGATAAATAAGTTTGAGAAGCCATAACAGTCAATTCATCCCACCATTCTCTTTTTAACTGTCCTGgatcaagtcagaaatatgacatttgttatcttATAGCCTGTTTCTATGTCTGTTGACATTTATTGTTGTTgcagtttttatatttaatgtctGGTCGTTCCACTATTTTCCACTAATACATGTTATAGTTAATGTTTTTCTTTCGGTTTACATTTGTAACCGGATTGGTTTTCTCTTAACCGACTGATGGCATttgaaaagcggtatactactgttgtctttattgatatcttgaacttaaatattaaaaaaaacgctAATAATAAAACACTTCATGAcagaaaaagtacaaaattcatattatttgttttgaaagttAAGATATGCGTCCACGACGATTTCTTATGTATGACAATCTAATAGACGGCGGAAAGGATTATTTCTGCCTTAACCAACACAACacgataaaaaaagaaacgggGTCATTCCGATAGTAAATAAGATGGTTcctagactaaaatacacacgaaacgaagctacATCTTTAGGAGTCCATActctgtaaattgtttattatagacttaaaataatttggataaatgtttcGCATTGTTAGAAATTAAATATGAGAGTTTGAGTCAAATCAgtgaaaacaagttttgcacctagtgcccctttaacacATACTCATACCAAATCTACGTATTTCTTTTACAATGTATAAAGGATTATTACAGTTATCGACAATGCCTGCTTTATAACATATTagataaacataataaataaagaaacgGCGTCAAATCAATAGCGACAGAATTTTGACGACAAAACCAAACATATAATACATACTTTGTGTATGCAACCAGATGTATCCATATGCGTTAAACATccaagttttgttttgtttcaaaagGTATTAATGCTATGTTGCATTACCGTTATTGCTGATTAACATGATaattgtatcatgtgtatatgtCTCCGATTTATGAGTTCGAATATTCCTTCTTTATATTCATTCTTTCCTCCCGAAAAAAGTGTTGTCTAATATCAGCTGAAAccatacatattttaataatatttctaaTCGGAATACTAGTATGTTGTAATCATAAACTTGATCACGATGTGATATTAATTTAGGACTCCAAAGTATTTATACTTAACATATCTATATGCAAAATACTTGCGTCAAACACACACAAATGCTAAAATTATGATTAACTTCAAATGTAACTGCATTATCAACGCAGAATAATCATCAGATACCACTGGttgttcaatatttaaaatgtcaaaacaattaCGATTGTATTCAAGCAATTAGATGAAGTTAATCAGTTCCTGCTTTGCTCTTCGTTATATTGCAGTATGTCTTGAACTACATTACAATTGATTAATTGAAGAAAACGctaatcttttaaattttcaagttGAGAAACAGTTTTTATtgttgtcagtttttattgttgtCAGTATTTCATTCCTTAGTTCCTCTCTTATCTTAGaatactagtatttaaaaaatatggttgttttggaaaattaaattaaatctcTTGTTGGTGACTTATTGAATAAGTGTTTACAACACTGCAATTAACGTATATCACAAGTAAATTGACTTGCAGATTTGCCATTTtgatgatttgcagtagtttaaatatactaaatatttCTCGATTACGCATTACAAAACGTAGACTGCAGCAGTGTGATTATAGACACAAACAAAAGGaattgagatattagggatcactatatttttatcttatctgtttgttttaaattgtatttcttctccaaggagtattgaCAAAGGGAGAGggtaatgttgttttttaaattttaagtgtaatttaacggatctgagatactagacaaacatacctcacacctttttttttaataatacatttatgcgtgaatcgtttgtaggccagtggcgaatatttctgtgtacgtaaGGTCGATTCGgaaagaccttttcaaatgaatcaggCAGCAACTGTTTTTAGGAGGTCGCGGTAGGGGAGAGGTCTGGGGAGGGCCTATGCTTTTTTtaggacaaattttggtgacaagtcgaaaacaattttttctatcaattttagcattacaatTATTGGCAGGTgatggtgaaataaaaaaaaaattgtctgggtcaaaaacattttttctccaACAATGGAAaccaaactttttttccaaacaaATGTATACCCCCTCCCCAAATCAAATGATTGCTGCCTTATGAattcggcaatgatgctgctttgatCTTGATTAGGGGTTAGAAAAGTacgtaaaataaaattaaaactaataaacatacatttttagacaaaaaaatctgtaaagAACTTattatttgttcaaaatatcaattttattcaaaaagatttGTCTCCTGAAATATGTTCACTGAAAAACTAATGTCCTTAATGCCTTGTTTTGtgacacttaacctacacaataCCTACATTGACCATCGACTgtgtgtagacaaaacatgatttaaactataCACAAgacctacattgactatcgactgtgtgtagacaaaacatgattaaaactacatgtaaacattgagttttatcaaatGTGTTTAATTTACTTGTGATTTAcactaaggccgtgttcacattgacctaaattcggtgttgtgttagtgtaactcacacgtaaactaaacataaaactcaatgtttacatgtagtttaaatcatgttttacctacacacagtcgatagtcaatgtaggccttgtgtaggttaagtgaaCACAAAAataggcatttaggacattagtgttaccgtgtatatatttaaggaggaaactatttttgagtaaaattgatatttttgatagttgactaaattttacagatttttttttgttaacaaaaattaaggtactttattaacccctaatgaagactcaaagcagcatcattgccgaacccataaggaagcaaccaattgattttcgaGGGGGgtattatagttgagtataaacCATAAAGGCAAGGGGGTAGGGACGGTGAACTATGGAATTTGTtgtggaaacaaaaaatgtttccagtttttggccctgaaaaaaaaattgtttgtttcaccctcagctgctactatatataatgataaaattgatttcgacttgtcacaaacatttgtcctgaaaaaaaattcaatagcTCACGCCCCTTCAACCTtcataaaaaatgaagtaaatagttgctgcctaattcatttgaaaaggtctttccgaatcgacttgacgtacacagaaatattcgccactggtctttactaaaaaaacattcacgcataaatgcatgactaaaaaagtgtgaggtaaatgatatgtttgtctagtatctcagatccgttaaataacacgtaaaataaattaaaaaaacgttaccctattcctgtaccaaatactccttggagaagaaataccatttgaaacaaacagaaaagataaaaatgtagtgatccctaatatctcaatccttttttttttcggctgtaagcacgctgttgcagctaacgttttctaatgcgttatcgagacttctctagtatattcaaactactgcaaattataaaaatggctttcacaaagtagcaaccacttaacttaaaaaaaggggagggttatttttttttatctgagtcagattttttttcgcgcgcgtacgtttttattcctttttttttcgatgctggagatcaaatacttttttttcaatatttaacactataatgtatggggaaactcttgattcagaatacatttttttatcatctgtatgaccatttttttctatcaaattggggatcggaatatttctATTCCCATCCCCACCCCacccttttgaagtcaaatggttgttcccttaccgctggaaaaattttccaaaatttaaatgacatatagtttacaagtgggaaaaaaccttatgtacaggtagctaaaccaGGTGTACAGATGTggacaaatgtaatgtgaaaccagtgtactctacactaaactaattgtaaatatgtttactctacacggcgtttggtgtgaacacggccttacacaacaccgaatttaggtcaatgtaaACACGGCCTtagattttcataatatttgaaatcaataaaactacaacacatgatcatgatgattgccAGGATAATGATTAAACACGCGTATTATGAAGCTACCAATTTTATAATTGATCACGacaaattgatttatctatatTCGTAATGAACGTGTGAATTttgcattattcaaaataccTCTAGCTTGTGCTTCGTTTAAGTTGTTGACACTTGACCTCAAAAATTCACTTTCGTAGGATGTTAACAACTAAGTGTACCAGGTTATTTCACGGATTTATGATTCATTTATTCTTGAGCATCTCGATTATTTTTCAAAGTTGTCCATATTTGGTACCCATCAAATTTTATGTAGCACGCTTTAAGTCTTGTAAAATAGATGAATATCGtcatttctctaattcttcgtgaatttatccctttctgcacccattgtatacaaaaatttcgtttgatctcagttcaTCATTGCATTGGTTAACATCCGATTAtgacgtcgaattttcttgttttcctctgaatttcctatttaattgtgacggcatgaaaaaagCGACCACGCCTGATGActtcacatagaaagaacacatctttttgcagatcattcgtaaagaaggaataagtttgcctgcatattgtttgaaatcattagagaaacagattccaccaccaaatttTGTGTAATACGacatttaactgtctcgagtggatgaatatcgtatcacactcgatgcagtggtagaatctatatgtaATGCACCATAAAAGTTGACTTGGGAATTGATACTTGCTATCTCCAGGTCCTTCTCTGTTCGGCAGCAAAACCTAGCCAAAATTGCGATTATGTGCGGACATAATGTTCGCAGACAAGTCCGATCAGAATGTTGACTTTAAATCATATGCCTCTTGTACAGGTAGTAATACGCTATAGCTATCTGAACATTCATAACTATCGCATCACATTTAAGAAGTGGAAAATAGTAAGGCAAATATTACTTCCCTAtctaattttcaaatatgtttaaattgacAGCCCCTCAAGATAAATCGAAAGCTTTATAACAAGATGTAGTAGGGAATATTATAGAGCTCAAAGTATTTAGCACTACTGTATAATTTAACAAGTTAAGCcgattgtattttgtaaatgtaatttatcacatatttgttacgaATACGTTTGGTTTTGAATATGTAATAACCTCAAAATTGCCCGGGGTAAAAAAAGAGTATATTAAAACAGTGCCCTGATTCCAAATGACATCACGTCATTGCGTCCTCAACGacacttttgtgaaacaaaatttaatgttatgttatgtGTCATTAAATTGTCATAATTGAAAATTGTGTCTCTCTTCTGCAGAACTTAAAGATGCGATCAATAGATTTTAACATGTCAATTCCATATGTGACTtggtatcatccctcgaccgATATCGGCACTCGGCTAAAGCATCGAGGCCGATATGGGATGATACCAGGGCAAATATGGAAAAGtccatgttataatctataatCTATACGTATGcaatatataaactcatcatagataccaggactaaattttgtatatacgtcagacgcgcgttacgtcttcaaaagactcatcagtgtcgcTCCAATCCAAGTTCAAAAGGCCATTTCTTTTAGGAAAtttagtcctcaatgctcttcaactttgtactttttacaaagttgaagagcattgaggactaaaaTTCCTAAAATAAAGAATGCCAAagacagctaaggtaatctatgcctgaggtagaagtatttaaaaaaaatctaaattttataaacagtaaattcataaatataaccatatcaatgacaaaaaGTGCTtgctactgggcttgtgataccctcggggaaataaatatccaccagcagtggtatcgacccagtatttgtaaattaactcatcattgatacaatgtaccaggactaaatattgtatatatgcCAGACGTATAATCGATGCTTAAGACGCATCAAATGAATAAACACATATTGAATCAAGGACAGACCGACACAATCATTGCAAaaaaagcaacaacaaaaactaaCAGAAGGACAAGCATAGGTATTCATACcactacattaaaaaaaaatacccagCCCGACAACAACTAATCACAAATCGAATCACAAAGACAACCAAAGGTAATATAAGGTGTGTCAGATCTTAATTTACTTTTGACACGTGTCTTAATTGTGAAATACTGTCACTCGTATATTGTAGATTGTTTCCAGATCGTTTAATGTGTGTCAGCTTTTGAACTTGTCATTTGATCAGGGAATTTCTATTATGCATTTTGCTTGGagtgttgtattttttatatatttgtttttacctcAGTGAATAACAATCCTAAGGAGATAATTAAAATCATGTaaacaacattattttaataagaaaacAGTCATTTACAATAACACAAGAAAGTCTGAATAATAGTGCAATATATTGATCAATCATTAACGTTCAGGTTGGTTGATTTCATTACCACGTTAACATTCTTCATTATTAACCCAACGACATCGTCTTCTTTCTCGTTTGCACAGAGCATTTTTAGCCAGGCAAATGTTAAGCTTGTCATTTTTTCCAGGGTCATATTTACAACCTGTTGAATCTGGgccaattttctgaaaatgagaatttaatataacaatattatatcTAGATCTGAGAAATATGTCAACATAGTTACCTTTCGACTATTCTTCTTAACGCCCAGTGCAATTTTATATGCATATTCTTGACGAAAACTTTTAATATGAATAGTAGCCCTGATTTGTGTCCATTAGTATCCTGAGCCGGATGTCTAACATTCTGGTGCCCGAGGTAATACTCatcaatatcattaaaacatattttctgaAATTGGATATAGACATTTTCTCCAAATTATCGGTATTCCTATGGAAAAAAACTGTGCGCGTTTCCTTGTCGACCTTTTTATATGTTCATGAGTCGGTGTTCCTTCATACACTCTTTCAAacaagatcaaagaagccaggtcatttaatttcacattaaGATATATTGATGTCCTTTCCattaatccatttttttctaattaggtcactttgatatatcccctaaaactataaattaaagaaaaaataacagacaTGGCTTCCTCTGcttcattgttttaaatttatatctcAAAGAAGTATGTTCTGTAAGGTCataaaatggcccccttttttagcgtAAATGTTAAATTTGGATTTAGTGACCAATATCCAAatacattatcatgattatagctAATACAGTAACTTGAAAGGAAATGAGCCATCTTGTTGAAAAAATTACGTTTCTGCAGTTCATTATAACGTCAAACGTTGTACTCATATTGatgaaaatcaatgaaaattggtaAATATCCATCtattattggacaggaaacatagagcgcatacgtcgacaacgtagatcttttaaaataatgttttttgaagatatttCACATATCTTATGTGAATATTAAGTTTGTCGACGCCAGTGCTCTAATTTTCCTCATCcttaatttggttgaaatcaagctgattttatcaaatttcacccaaatcccttatcttgacctttttgGAATGTAAAAATCcacgtgttagaattaaactttgacaaaaatagttCTATATCACTTTCTCACAagtctttaaggcaacttaatagttatcaaaggtactagggttataatttagtacgccagacgcgcgtttcgtctacataagactcatcagtgacgctcaaatcaaaatattaacaaaaccaAACATTTATTGTCTTCCAATTATGAACTTAATAATTAAGGCCAAATAAGtcccttaccgaacttactcctttgaCGAACGCGGTCATCGCAGTTCAAGAATCAAtaacaaacgagacgatttgattgaaattacaattttttccACCTTGCTGTCGGTGTCAAAACTTCGCCTGCGTATGGAATATATTTCTCAACTTATTTGTTATTCAAGAGCTTACAGTGCTACTCAGACTCTATAAAACGTCaacagtgtctgagtagaaagttgatgggCCAAAGGTACATCTAGATAAGAGAACCTCTCTTCCCTTTTCTATAAGTACCTATGCATTGTTGATAAATATCCCGTATCAGCCTTACAAAAATGCACGATGGACTtgaagtatatatattatggatactgacgttgtttatcatcttatcACCATGTTATAGAAtaatcttatttgtttttatgtatattacTTCACTTCTTAGTCTGTTCCTCTGGTTATATCTATTTAACGTGGCTCTGTTCTTATGTACAATCCGACAGTGTGatattgtgctatggtaaattcttgtattcttgtttttacatttttgctaatgtgctttgtgtATATGCCTTTGTGAGTTGCTTTGTTACATAATTCTTTGTTTTATCAGAGGGGGTTGTATTCGGAGGCTGGAACCTCCCTTTTATTTTGGACgattaatacatttaaatgggagcatatatataattatactgACAGCTGTAcccaat includes:
- the LOC134702107 gene encoding metalloproteinase inhibitor 3-like, which translates into the protein MFQKVLLLCIILTWMTYDVHGCSCFGFQHPQSQFCSADYVFYGKVIKETLIPGPPDDTAHNFAIWKYTFSIIFKMKGVTEGFGQEVVVETRGNGALCGVRFTVGKSYILMGRTGSDGKKSIGLCNYIRQLSSLSPYQTFYMFTRGFNSYNLNCRRRCNKIDQDSRGCKYEAGKNDKLNICLAKNALCKRERRRCRWVNNETC